Proteins found in one Magnolia sinica isolate HGM2019 chromosome 5, MsV1, whole genome shotgun sequence genomic segment:
- the LOC131246004 gene encoding pentatricopeptide repeat-containing protein At5g16860-like, with the protein MLLSFQRLPVLQKTKARPFSTSPSFASLLKECSSLSDARRIHQQILARGLLPFHSHATGIVSMYLFCNAPADALSALEHHCFSAVFWWNALIRHAVRGGLPVSALSLYRRMVRIGTRPDHFTFPFVLKACGELPSFRRGTAVHAVVCGSGFESNVFVCNALVAMYARCGVVEDARQVFDEIVKRGIDDVVSWNSMVAAYMQSGDLRAALEMFVGTATSDGSRRPDAVSLVNVLPACASLGAWLPGKQVHGFAVRNGLLEDLFVGNAIIDMYAKCEMTGDAVKVFDGMKSKDVVSWNAMVTGYAQSGSFDDALRLFEEMRAENIALNVVTWSAVIAGYAQRGHGHEALDVFRQMQLSGSEPNAVTLVSLLSACAAVGALLHGRETHGHTIKCLINWEDDNDGDDLMVKNALIDMYSKCKSAEAARAMFDSIVPAERNVVTWTVMIGGYAQHGDANHALELFSQMLRDAKTLPNAFTISCSLMACARLAALRFGRQIHAYVIRNRYEAAMLFVANCLIDMYSKCGDIDTARTVFSRMSQRNAVSWTSLMTGYGMHGHGDDALQVFDGMREVGLVPDGVTFIVVLYACSHAGMVDRGLSYFRNMEKDFGVVPGVEHYACVVDLLGRAGHLDKARELIEGMPMEPSMVVWVALLSACRLHANVELGEYAARQLLELESENDGSYTLLSNIYANAGRWRDVARIRSLMKNTGIKKRPGCSWIQGKKGMAAFFVGDKSHPQSQQIYEVLANLIQRIKAIGYVPETSFALHDVDDEEKGSLLSEHSEKLALAFGIMTSSPGAPIRITKNLRVCGDCHTAITFVSKIVDHEIILRDSSRFHHFKKGSCSCGGYW; encoded by the coding sequence atgcttcTCTCCTTCCAAAGGCTACCAGTACTACAGAAAACCAAAGCCAGGCCCTTTTCCACTTCCCCTTCGTTCGCCTCTCTCTTGAAGGAATGCAGCTCCCTTTCGGATGCCCGACGCATCCACCAACAGATCCTCGCAAGAGGCCTTCTCCCCTTCCATTCCCACGCGACCGGCATCGTTTCCATGTATCTTTTTTGCAATGCTCCTGCGGACGCCCTTTCTGCCCTCGAACACCATTGCTTCTCTGCTGTTTTCTGGTGGAACGCCCTCATAAGGCATGCCGTCCGCGGTGGCTTACCCGTCAGCGCCCTCTCCCTTTACCGCCGGATGGTGAGGATCGGGACAAGGCCGGACCATTTTACCTTCCCTTTTGTACTGAAAGCGTGCGGCGAGCTGCCATCCTTCCGGAGGGGAACTGCTGTCCATGCTGTTGTGTGCGGTAGCGGGTTCGAATCCAATGTGTTTGTATGCAATGCTCTGGTTGCGATGTATGCTCGGTGCGGTGTGGTGGAAGACGCACGTCAGGTGTTCGATGAAATTGTTAAGAGAGGGATCGATGATGTGGTGTCATGGAATTCGATGGTGGCGGCATACATGCAGAGTGGCGATCTTCGTGCAGCATTGGAGATGTTTGTAGGGACGGCGACTAGTGATGGCTCAAGACGGCCTGATGCCGTGAGTCTTGTTAATGTCCTTCCAGCTTGTGCATCTCTTGGGGCCTGGTTGCCTGGGAAGCAAGTGCATGGTTTTGCAGTGCGGAATGGGCTCTTGGAGGATCTCTTTGTGGGTAATGCTATCATTGACATGTATGCGAAATGTGAGATGACTGGGGATGCTGTGAAGGTGTTTGATGGCATGAAAAGCAAGGATGTTGTTTCATGGAATGCCATGGTCACTGGGTATGCCCAGAGTGGCAGTTTCGATGATGCATTACGGCTGTTTGAAGAAATGCGTGCGGAGAACATTGCTCTGAATGTGGTGACGTGGAGTGCAGTAATTgcgggttatgctcagagagggCACGGCCATGAAGCCCTTGATGTCTTCAGGCAGATGCAACTGTCAGGATCGGAGCCCAATGCTGTCACCCTTGTCTCCCTTCTCTCTGCGTGCGCTGCAGTGGGAGCTCTGCTTCATGGGAGGGAGACTCATGGACACACGATCAAATGCCTCATCAATTGGGAAGATGACAATGATGGTGATGATCTTATGGTGAAGAATGCTCTCATTGACATGTATTCCAAATGCAAGAGTGCTGAAGCTGCCAGGGCCATGTTTGATTCCATAGTGCCAGCAGAGAGGAATGTTGTGACCTGGACTGTCATGATTGGTGGCTATGCTCAGCATGGGGATGCAAACCATGCCTTGGAACTCTTTTCCCAAATGCTGAGAGACGCCAAGACCTTGCCTAATGCTTTCACCATCTCCTGCAGTCTGATGGCTTGTGCTCGTCTAGCAGCCCTGCGGTTTGGTAGGCAGATCCATGCATACGTGATCCGCAACCGGTATGAGGCTGCTATGCTGTTTGTAGCCAACTGTCTCATAGACATGTACTCCAAGTGCGGAGACATCGACACAGCTCGAACCGTGTTCAGTAGGATGTCCCAAAGAAACGCCGTCTCATGGACATCCTTGATGACAGGGTATGGAATGCACGGCCATGGTGATGATGCCCTTCAAGTCTTTGATGGGATGAGAGAAGTTGGTCTGGTGCCTGATGGTGTTACCTTCATCGTTGTGCTCTATGCCTGCAGTCATGCTGGCATGGTTGATCGGGGGCTGAGTTACTTCAGAAACATGGAAAAGGATTTTGGGGTGGTTCCTGGCGTGGAGCACTATGCTTGCGTGGTTGACCTCCTGGGCCGTGCGGGCCATCTGGACAAAGCTCGAGAGCTGATTGAGGGCATGCCCATGGAGCCCAGTATGGTTGTGTGGGTGGCCTTGCTCAGTGCCTGTAGACTTCATGCCAATGTAGAGCTTGGGGAATATGCTGCCAGGCAGCTATTGGAGCTGGAGTCAGAAAATGATGGTTCATACACACTCCTTTCCAACATATATGCCAATGCTGGACGTTGGAGAGATGTTGCCCGGATCAGATCCCTGATGAAGAACACGGGGATCAAGAAGAGACCTGGGTGCAGCTGGATTCAAGGGAAGAAGGGCATGGCAGCATTCTTTGTTGGGGACAAGTCCCACCCACAGTCCCAACAAATATATGAGGTGCTCGCAAACTTGATCCAAAGGATCAAGGCGATCGGATACGTGCCTGAGACAAGCTTTGCCTTGCACGATGTGGATGATGAGGAGAAAGGATCCCTTCTTTCTGAGCACAGTGAGAAGCTTGCCCTTGCCTTTGGCATCATGACATCATCCCCTGGTGCACCAATTCGGATTACCAAGAACCTGCGTGTCTGTGGTGATTGCCACACAGCAATCACATTTGTGTCCAAGATTGTCGATCATGAAATTATACTGAGGGACTCGAGCCGCTTCCATCATTTTAAGAAGGGCTCGTGCTCTTGTGGAGGCTATTGGTGA